The following coding sequences are from one Triticum dicoccoides isolate Atlit2015 ecotype Zavitan chromosome 4A, WEW_v2.0, whole genome shotgun sequence window:
- the LOC119284739 gene encoding ras-related protein RABF1-like, with protein MGCSSSVPARSTGGLNNINGSSSAADSNDLRAKLVLLGDSGVGKSCIVLRFVRGQFDPTSKVTVGASFLSQTLALEDSTIVKFEIWDTAGQERYAALAPLYYRGAAAAVVVYDITSPESFKKAQYWVKELQKHGSPGIVMVLVGNKADLHESRSVPSQEAQEYAEKNSMLFMETSAKTSDNINQVFEEIAKRLPKPTAS; from the exons ATGGGCTGCTCCTCCTCCGTGCCAG CTAGAAGCACTGGAGGGCTGAACAATATCAACGGTAGCTCTTCTGCTGCTGATTCAAACGACTTGCGCGCCAAG TTGGTATTGCTCGGAGATTCTGGTGTTGGAAAAAGCTGCATCGTTCTTCGGTTTGTCCGCGGTCAGTTCGATCCAACTTCCAAG GTAACTGTTGGTGCATCATTTTTATCACAAACATTGGCGTTGGAGGATTCTACAATAGTGAAGTTTGAAATCTGGGATACTGCTGGACAAGAGAG ATATGCTGCCTTGGCACCTCTTTACTACAGAGGAGCTGCTGCTGCGGTTGTTGTCTATGACATAACTAGTCCAGAATCATTCAAGAAAGCACAATATTGGGTGAAG GAACTTCAAAAACATGGCAGTCCTGGTATTGTCATGGTTTTGGTTGGTAATAAAGCTGATCTACATGAAAGTCGTAGTGTACCTTCTCAG GAGGCACAAGAGTATGCAGAGAAGAACAGCATGTTATTCATGGAGACGTCCGCAAAAACATCTGATAATATAAATCAAGTATTTGAG GAAATCGCGAAGAGGTTGCCCAAGCCAACGGCGTCCTGA